One window from the genome of Eleginops maclovinus isolate JMC-PN-2008 ecotype Puerto Natales chromosome 15, JC_Emac_rtc_rv5, whole genome shotgun sequence encodes:
- the ncoa1 gene encoding nuclear receptor coactivator 1 isoform X2, with product MSAVGENPLDPATPESRKRKGSPCDTSGQSVEKRRRELECRYIEELAELLSSNMSDIASLSVKPDKCHILKSTVDQIQQMKRRELEKAALLSPDDEVQKSDISSSSQGLVEKEALGPMLLEALDGFFFVVNREGRIVFVSENVTSYLGYAQGELMTSSVYSILHVGDHNEFVRNLLPKSLVNGVPWPQDSGRRNSHTFNCRMLKRPPDELDAENPEARQQYEIMQCFTVSQPRSMQEEGEDLQSCLICIACRIPRAQPFSTESFITKQDPTGKIISIETSALRATGRPGWEDLVRKCIYAFFQPQGKESSHAKKLLHEVMTHGTAISPLYHFTLSDGTPLSAQTRCKFCCPPNPDVQPFIMGIHTIDREHNTASSQENTNPSLPTTPSSLPQTPSRSPSLPPGSNWTPGSGLAVSGLQPPNNTNTSPHGHSPATPAGYLTPNRTCPQQVSSPSPLSSPLTTTPTSFMSPRMPRASPGSGGSPRIPGNPFSPSTPGLHSPAGELGSGGGLGRQQSGGDGSSGSGGSTFSLSSPVLQRQASTPTGSSSRPPSAKPEGGGGEGGEDSVKAPLPSASLLGNPRLNQLLDSNGMGAESHNNRIHCTASPHPPNPPPAPQCPASHSTLTERHKILHRLLQDTSPNDAGAAEEGPNKNDVEIKKEPPASPALSAAKAGSREPQDHQLLRFLLDTDEKDLGDLPPPSALSLQTVRVKVEKRASVDGGSCTGSAAAAAAGGGGGGGASKSAGVCSSSACISPISSPVGESHRDSRRDSRDSTMSGGPVDVDPLIQLLPGLRGPSGAKQNSEDSTPPGGGPQLHSPAPQPPAQLQSPLSQPRLQSPSPQLHSPSTQLRLQSPTQLQPGEASTRRNVNVKREPPGTPNRGLSDGGPPSGCSLQSPTSFDFCSPPTPSQTQGDPFQTPKDSSPFPEAEIINPFSSTTGLSKMDVGDSQFQALALSDTLSFDGLGTPLQAPLASPQEQCVPCTLDEVLGPPTTPEGRNDEKALLEQLVSFLSGTDESELAELDKALGIDKLVQGGCFDQLPQTFSTQQPTATPGSMDPKLPSYPSQFPPAPQAQFPPELAAVGPQGLGFGAPRGTFPGGTTGIGLRPGMTRPQVGGTGLRLPPNTLRLQLQQRLQGPQQLQNRMSGMSAFPAGAPPHVNIGIRPGVQQPQMPSQPPLNAQMLAQRQRELYSIQHRQRQLFQQKVLLMRQNLAGAPTAGAVGPVAAAAARLPKGPPTTPQPQQQFNFPPGYNPMTGKSPTSPSHFSPLTPGGPLDNKLPGRLPLNNQSLIGSVQGQFSSTVNASLQQGLFQQFGGAVIAQADPSFPSEMSPTSPLLSPQNSTSQSPLLQQAPPPGYQSPEMKSWQQTGMGSNSLFSASGQSAGQAFGQQGVYNNMSITVSMAGGSGGVGSLPAMGQPVGLSNSNLSSVGSVCSDQQVQQVQVFADVQCTVNLVGGDSYLNQGPIGAPVSQKGPGPQGSQNSPAAQQKSLLQQLLTE from the exons ATGAGTGCAGTAGGGGAGAACCCCCTGGACCCTGCCACGCCAGAGTCACGCAAGAGGAAGGGCTCACCATGCGACACGTCGGGGCAAAG TGTGGAGAAGCGGAGGCGGGAGCTGGAGTGTCGCTACATCGAGGAGCTGGCGGAGCTGCTGTCGTCCAACATGAGCGACATTGCCAGCCTCAGCGTCAAGCCCGACAAGTGCCACATCCTCAAGAGCACCGTGGACCAAATCCAGCAGATGAAGAGGCGTGAGCTgg AGAAAGCAGCCCTTCTGTCTCCAGATGATGAGGTGCAGAAGAGCGACATCTCCTCCAGTAGCCAGGGGTTGGTGGAGAAAGAGGCCCTGGGGCCCATGCTGCTAGAG GCCCTCGATGGGTTTTTCTTCGTCGTGAACCGGGAGGGCCGCATCGTCTTTGTGTCGGAGAACGTGACGAGCTACCTCGGATACGCGCAGGGGGAGCTGATGACCTCCAGCGTCTACAGCATCCTCCACGTGGGAGACCACAATGAATTTGTTCGCAATCTGCTGCCCAAAAGCCTGG tGAACGGTGTGCCGTGGCCGCAGGACTCTGGCCGGAGGAACAGCCACACCTTTAACTGTCGCATGCTGAAGAGGCCTCCGGACGAGCTGGACGCAGAGAACCCGGAGGCTCGGCAGCAGTACGAGATCATGCAGTGCTTCACCGTGTCACAACCACGGAGCatgcaggaggagggagagg ACCTGCAGAGCTGCCTCATATGTATTGCCTGCCGAATTCCTCGCGCCCAGCCTTTCAGCACTGAGTCCTTCATCACGAAGCAGGACcccacag GAAAGATCATCTCCATAGAAACCAGTGCTTTGCGAGCGACCGGCCGTCCGGGTTGGGAGGACCTGGTCAGGAAGTGCATCTACGCTTTCTTTCAGCCGCAGGGCAAAGAGTCCTCCCACGCCAAGAAGCTGCTGCATGAGG tGATGACCCACGGCACCGCGATCAGCCCGCTGTACCATTTCACGTTAAGTGACGGGACCCCGCTCAGCGCTCAGACCCGCTGCAAGTTCTGCTGCCCCCCCAACCCTGACGTTCAGCCCTTCATTATGGGCATCCACACTATTGACAG gGAACACAACACTGCTAGCTCTCAGGAAAACACTAACCCCAGCCTTCCAACGACCCCCAGCAGCCTCCCCCAAACCCCGTCCCGCTCCCCGTCCCTCCCCCCCGGCAGCAACTGGACCCCGGGCTCAGGCCTCGCCGTCTCGGGCCTCCAACCCccaaacaacaccaacaccTCCCCCCACGGACACAGTCCAGCCACACCCGCAGGCTACCTGACGCCCAACCGGACCTGTCCTCAGCAGGTCAGCAGCCCCTCCCCCCTGAGCAGCCCACTCACAACCACCCCTACCTCTTTTATGTCACCCAGGATGCCACGGGCCAGTCCTGGGTCAGGGGGGAGCCCTCGGATCCCGGGGAACCCCTTCTCTCCTTCCACACCGGGCCTCCACTCCCCAGCCGGGGAACTGGGGAGCGGAGGCGGCCTCGGCAGGCAGCAGTCTGGCGGGGATGGGAGTAGCGGCAGCGGCGGGTCAACCTTCTCCCTGTCGTCTCCGGTCCTTCAGAGGCAAGCCAGTACCCCCACCGGCTCCTCATCTCGGCCTCCGTCTGCAAAaccagagggaggaggaggagaagggggagaggaCTCTGTTAAAGCCCCCCTTCCTTCTGCCTCACTGCTGGGAAACCCCAGACTCAATCAGCTCCTGGACAGCAATGGGATGGGAGCCGAGTCTCACAACAACAGAATCCATTGCACCGCATCACCTCATCCTCCGAACCCGCCCCCCGCCCCGCAGTGCCCGGCGTCTCACAGCACTCTGACGGAGCGGCACAAGATCCTGCACCGGCTGCTCCAGGACACCAGTCCCAACGACGCCGGCGCGGCCGAGGAAGGACCGAACAAAAACGACGTGGAGATCAAGAAGGAGCCACCTGCCAGCCCGGCTCTGAGCGCAGCCAAGGCCGGCTCCAGAGAGCCTCAGGACCACCAGCTGCTGCGCTTCCTGCTGGACACGGACGAGAAG GACTTGGGGGACCTGCCGCCTCCCTCAGCCCTCAGCCTGCAGACGGTGAGGGTGAAAGTGGAGAAGAGAGCCAGCGTGGACGGAGGCTCCTGCAccggctctgctgctgctgctgctgcaggaggaggaggaggaggaggagcatcTAAATCTGCAGGagtctgcagcagctctgcctGCATCAGCCCCATATCCAGCCCTGTGGGGGAGAGCCACAGAGACAGCCGCAGGGACAGCAGAGACTCCACG ATGTCCGGTGGTCCTGTTGACGTGGACCCCCTCATCCAGCTGCTGCCTGGCCTCAGAGGCCCGAGTGGGGCCAAACAGAACAGTGAGGATTCAACCCCGCCTGGAGGAGGCCCCCAGCTCCACTCTCCGGCCCCGCAGCCCCCGGCTCAGCTCCAGTCCCCCCTGTCGCAGCCCCGGTTGCAGTCTCCGTCCCCCCAGCTCCACTCCCCCTCCACCCAGCTCAGACTGCAGTCCCCCACTCAGCTGCAGCCCGGCGAGGCCAGCACTCGCCGCAACGTAAATGTGAAGAGAGAGCCCCCCGGCACCCCTAACAGAG GTCTCAGTGATGGCGGCCCGCCCTCCGGCTGCAGCCTGCAGAGTCCGACATCCTTTGATTTCTGCAGCCCCCCGACTCCCAGCCAGACCCAGGGAGACCCCTTCCAGACCCCCAAAGACAGCAGCCCCTTTCCAGAGGCAGAAATTATCAACCCGTTCAGTTCAACCACTG GCCTTTCTAAAATGGATGTGGGAGACTCCCAGTTCCAGGCTCTGGCTCTGTCTGACACTTTATCCTTTGATGGTCTTGGAACACCTTTACAAGCTCCCCTGGCTTCACCTCAAGA gCAGTGTGTACCCTGTACTCTGGATGAGGTGCTCGGCCCCCCCACCACACCTGAGGGCCGCAACGATGAGAAAGCTCTGTTGGAGCAGCTGGTCTCCTTCCTCAGCGGCACCGACGAGAGCGAGCTGGCGGAGCTGGATAAAGCTCTGGGAATCGACAAACTGGTGCAG GGAGGCTGTTTCGACCAGTTGCCTCAGACCTTCAGCACCCAGCAACCCACTGCCACCCCCGGTTCGATGGACCCTAAACTCCCCTCCTACCCCTCCCAGTTCCCCCCGGCTCCACAGGCTCAGTTTCCTCCAGAGCTGGCAGCCGTGGGGCCTCAGGGTCTGGGGTTCGGAGCTCCTCGAGGGACTTTCCCCGGCGGGACGACGGGCATCGGGTTGAGGCCGGGCATGACGCGCCCGCAGGTGGGGGGCACGGGGCTCAGACTGCCCCCCAACACACTGCGCCTGCAGCTGCAACAGAGGCTGCAGGGCCCACAGCAG CTGCAGAACAGGATGTCAGGCATGAGTGCGTTTCCTGCAGGAGCCCCCCCGCATGTGAACATAGGGATTCGTCCGGGGGTCCAACAGCCTCAGATGCCCTCACAG CCTCCCCTGAATGCCCAGATGCTGGCGCAGCGTCAGAGGGAGCTCTACAGCATCCAGCACCGCCAGCGGCAGCTGTTCCAGCAGAAGGTCCTGCTGATGAGGCAGAACCTGGCTGGTGCTCCGACTGCAGGAGCCGTGGGGCCCgtcgccgccgccgccgccagGCTCCCTAAAGGTCCTCCAACAACGCCTCAACCGCAGCAGCAGTTTAACTTCCCTCCAGGGTACAACCCCATGACGGGAAAATCCCCTACCTCACCGAGTCACTTCAGCCCGCTGACCCCCGGGGGCCCTCTGGACAACAAGCTGCCCGGCAGACTCCCTCTGAACAACCAGTCGCTGATAGGCAGCGTGCAGGGCCAGTTCAGCAGCACCGTCAACGCCTCGCTGCAGCAGGGGCTGTTCCAGCAGTTCGGAGGGGCCG TAATCGCCCAGGCCGACCCGTCTTTCCCTTCTGAGATGAGCCCGACCAGCCCGTTGTTGTCGCCTCAGAACTCAACCTCCCagagtcctctgctgcagcaAGCCCCGCCCCCTGGCTACCAGTCACCAGAAATGAAGAGCTGGCAACAGACCGGCATGGGCAGCAACAG CCTGTTCAGTGCGTCAGGACAGAGTGCAGGGCAGGCGTTCGGCCAGCAGGGGGTTTACAACAACATGAGCATCACAGTCTCCATGGCCGGGGGCTCGGGGGGCGTCGGATCCTTACCTGCCATGGGGCAGCCGGTGGGCCTCAGCAACAGTAACCTCAGCAGCGTGGGCTCAGTGTGCAGCGACCAGCAG GTGCAGCAGGTCCAGGTGTTTGCGGACGTCCAATGCACGGTGAACCTGGTGGGCGGCGACTCCTACCTGAACCAGGGCCCCATCGGTGCGCCGGTCTCCCAGAAGGGCCCGGGGCCTCAGGGCTCCCAGAACAGCCCGGCAGCCCAGCAGAAGagcctcctccagcagctgctcacCGAGTGA
- the ncoa1 gene encoding nuclear receptor coactivator 1 isoform X1, with protein sequence MSAVGENPLDPATPESRKRKGSPCDTSGQSVEKRRRELECRYIEELAELLSSNMSDIASLSVKPDKCHILKSTVDQIQQMKRRELEKAALLSPDDEVQKSDISSSSQGLVEKEALGPMLLEALDGFFFVVNREGRIVFVSENVTSYLGYAQGELMTSSVYSILHVGDHNEFVRNLLPKSLVNGVPWPQDSGRRNSHTFNCRMLKRPPDELDAENPEARQQYEIMQCFTVSQPRSMQEEGEDLQSCLICIACRIPRAQPFSTESFITKQDPTGKIISIETSALRATGRPGWEDLVRKCIYAFFQPQGKESSHAKKLLHEVMTHGTAISPLYHFTLSDGTPLSAQTRCKFCCPPNPDVQPFIMGIHTIDREHNTASSQENTNPSLPTTPSSLPQTPSRSPSLPPGSNWTPGSGLAVSGLQPPNNTNTSPHGHSPATPAGYLTPNRTCPQQVSSPSPLSSPLTTTPTSFMSPRMPRASPGSGGSPRIPGNPFSPSTPGLHSPAGELGSGGGLGRQQSGGDGSSGSGGSTFSLSSPVLQRQASTPTGSSSRPPSAKPEGGGGEGGEDSVKAPLPSASLLGNPRLNQLLDSNGMGAESHNNRIHCTASPHPPNPPPAPQCPASHSTLTERHKILHRLLQDTSPNDAGAAEEGPNKNDVEIKKEPPASPALSAAKAGSREPQDHQLLRFLLDTDEKDLGDLPPPSALSLQTVRVKVEKRASVDGGSCTGSAAAAAAGGGGGGGASKSAGVCSSSACISPISSPVGESHRDSRRDSRDSTMSGGPVDVDPLIQLLPGLRGPSGAKQNSEDSTPPGGGPQLHSPAPQPPAQLQSPLSQPRLQSPSPQLHSPSTQLRLQSPTQLQPGEASTRRNVNVKREPPGTPNRGLSDGGPPSGCSLQSPTSFDFCSPPTPSQTQGDPFQTPKDSSPFPEAEIINPFSSTTGLSKMDVGDSQFQALALSDTLSFDGLGTPLQAPLASPQEQCVPCTLDEVLGPPTTPEGRNDEKALLEQLVSFLSGTDESELAELDKALGIDKLVQGGCFDQLPQTFSTQQPTATPGSMDPKLPSYPSQFPPAPQAQFPPELAAVGPQGLGFGAPRGTFPGGTTGIGLRPGMTRPQVGGTGLRLPPNTLRLQLQQRLQGPQQLQNRMSGMSAFPAGAPPHVNIGIRPGVQQPQMPSQQPPLNAQMLAQRQRELYSIQHRQRQLFQQKVLLMRQNLAGAPTAGAVGPVAAAAARLPKGPPTTPQPQQQFNFPPGYNPMTGKSPTSPSHFSPLTPGGPLDNKLPGRLPLNNQSLIGSVQGQFSSTVNASLQQGLFQQFGGAVIAQADPSFPSEMSPTSPLLSPQNSTSQSPLLQQAPPPGYQSPEMKSWQQTGMGSNSLFSASGQSAGQAFGQQGVYNNMSITVSMAGGSGGVGSLPAMGQPVGLSNSNLSSVGSVCSDQQVQQVQVFADVQCTVNLVGGDSYLNQGPIGAPVSQKGPGPQGSQNSPAAQQKSLLQQLLTE encoded by the exons ATGAGTGCAGTAGGGGAGAACCCCCTGGACCCTGCCACGCCAGAGTCACGCAAGAGGAAGGGCTCACCATGCGACACGTCGGGGCAAAG TGTGGAGAAGCGGAGGCGGGAGCTGGAGTGTCGCTACATCGAGGAGCTGGCGGAGCTGCTGTCGTCCAACATGAGCGACATTGCCAGCCTCAGCGTCAAGCCCGACAAGTGCCACATCCTCAAGAGCACCGTGGACCAAATCCAGCAGATGAAGAGGCGTGAGCTgg AGAAAGCAGCCCTTCTGTCTCCAGATGATGAGGTGCAGAAGAGCGACATCTCCTCCAGTAGCCAGGGGTTGGTGGAGAAAGAGGCCCTGGGGCCCATGCTGCTAGAG GCCCTCGATGGGTTTTTCTTCGTCGTGAACCGGGAGGGCCGCATCGTCTTTGTGTCGGAGAACGTGACGAGCTACCTCGGATACGCGCAGGGGGAGCTGATGACCTCCAGCGTCTACAGCATCCTCCACGTGGGAGACCACAATGAATTTGTTCGCAATCTGCTGCCCAAAAGCCTGG tGAACGGTGTGCCGTGGCCGCAGGACTCTGGCCGGAGGAACAGCCACACCTTTAACTGTCGCATGCTGAAGAGGCCTCCGGACGAGCTGGACGCAGAGAACCCGGAGGCTCGGCAGCAGTACGAGATCATGCAGTGCTTCACCGTGTCACAACCACGGAGCatgcaggaggagggagagg ACCTGCAGAGCTGCCTCATATGTATTGCCTGCCGAATTCCTCGCGCCCAGCCTTTCAGCACTGAGTCCTTCATCACGAAGCAGGACcccacag GAAAGATCATCTCCATAGAAACCAGTGCTTTGCGAGCGACCGGCCGTCCGGGTTGGGAGGACCTGGTCAGGAAGTGCATCTACGCTTTCTTTCAGCCGCAGGGCAAAGAGTCCTCCCACGCCAAGAAGCTGCTGCATGAGG tGATGACCCACGGCACCGCGATCAGCCCGCTGTACCATTTCACGTTAAGTGACGGGACCCCGCTCAGCGCTCAGACCCGCTGCAAGTTCTGCTGCCCCCCCAACCCTGACGTTCAGCCCTTCATTATGGGCATCCACACTATTGACAG gGAACACAACACTGCTAGCTCTCAGGAAAACACTAACCCCAGCCTTCCAACGACCCCCAGCAGCCTCCCCCAAACCCCGTCCCGCTCCCCGTCCCTCCCCCCCGGCAGCAACTGGACCCCGGGCTCAGGCCTCGCCGTCTCGGGCCTCCAACCCccaaacaacaccaacaccTCCCCCCACGGACACAGTCCAGCCACACCCGCAGGCTACCTGACGCCCAACCGGACCTGTCCTCAGCAGGTCAGCAGCCCCTCCCCCCTGAGCAGCCCACTCACAACCACCCCTACCTCTTTTATGTCACCCAGGATGCCACGGGCCAGTCCTGGGTCAGGGGGGAGCCCTCGGATCCCGGGGAACCCCTTCTCTCCTTCCACACCGGGCCTCCACTCCCCAGCCGGGGAACTGGGGAGCGGAGGCGGCCTCGGCAGGCAGCAGTCTGGCGGGGATGGGAGTAGCGGCAGCGGCGGGTCAACCTTCTCCCTGTCGTCTCCGGTCCTTCAGAGGCAAGCCAGTACCCCCACCGGCTCCTCATCTCGGCCTCCGTCTGCAAAaccagagggaggaggaggagaagggggagaggaCTCTGTTAAAGCCCCCCTTCCTTCTGCCTCACTGCTGGGAAACCCCAGACTCAATCAGCTCCTGGACAGCAATGGGATGGGAGCCGAGTCTCACAACAACAGAATCCATTGCACCGCATCACCTCATCCTCCGAACCCGCCCCCCGCCCCGCAGTGCCCGGCGTCTCACAGCACTCTGACGGAGCGGCACAAGATCCTGCACCGGCTGCTCCAGGACACCAGTCCCAACGACGCCGGCGCGGCCGAGGAAGGACCGAACAAAAACGACGTGGAGATCAAGAAGGAGCCACCTGCCAGCCCGGCTCTGAGCGCAGCCAAGGCCGGCTCCAGAGAGCCTCAGGACCACCAGCTGCTGCGCTTCCTGCTGGACACGGACGAGAAG GACTTGGGGGACCTGCCGCCTCCCTCAGCCCTCAGCCTGCAGACGGTGAGGGTGAAAGTGGAGAAGAGAGCCAGCGTGGACGGAGGCTCCTGCAccggctctgctgctgctgctgctgcaggaggaggaggaggaggaggagcatcTAAATCTGCAGGagtctgcagcagctctgcctGCATCAGCCCCATATCCAGCCCTGTGGGGGAGAGCCACAGAGACAGCCGCAGGGACAGCAGAGACTCCACG ATGTCCGGTGGTCCTGTTGACGTGGACCCCCTCATCCAGCTGCTGCCTGGCCTCAGAGGCCCGAGTGGGGCCAAACAGAACAGTGAGGATTCAACCCCGCCTGGAGGAGGCCCCCAGCTCCACTCTCCGGCCCCGCAGCCCCCGGCTCAGCTCCAGTCCCCCCTGTCGCAGCCCCGGTTGCAGTCTCCGTCCCCCCAGCTCCACTCCCCCTCCACCCAGCTCAGACTGCAGTCCCCCACTCAGCTGCAGCCCGGCGAGGCCAGCACTCGCCGCAACGTAAATGTGAAGAGAGAGCCCCCCGGCACCCCTAACAGAG GTCTCAGTGATGGCGGCCCGCCCTCCGGCTGCAGCCTGCAGAGTCCGACATCCTTTGATTTCTGCAGCCCCCCGACTCCCAGCCAGACCCAGGGAGACCCCTTCCAGACCCCCAAAGACAGCAGCCCCTTTCCAGAGGCAGAAATTATCAACCCGTTCAGTTCAACCACTG GCCTTTCTAAAATGGATGTGGGAGACTCCCAGTTCCAGGCTCTGGCTCTGTCTGACACTTTATCCTTTGATGGTCTTGGAACACCTTTACAAGCTCCCCTGGCTTCACCTCAAGA gCAGTGTGTACCCTGTACTCTGGATGAGGTGCTCGGCCCCCCCACCACACCTGAGGGCCGCAACGATGAGAAAGCTCTGTTGGAGCAGCTGGTCTCCTTCCTCAGCGGCACCGACGAGAGCGAGCTGGCGGAGCTGGATAAAGCTCTGGGAATCGACAAACTGGTGCAG GGAGGCTGTTTCGACCAGTTGCCTCAGACCTTCAGCACCCAGCAACCCACTGCCACCCCCGGTTCGATGGACCCTAAACTCCCCTCCTACCCCTCCCAGTTCCCCCCGGCTCCACAGGCTCAGTTTCCTCCAGAGCTGGCAGCCGTGGGGCCTCAGGGTCTGGGGTTCGGAGCTCCTCGAGGGACTTTCCCCGGCGGGACGACGGGCATCGGGTTGAGGCCGGGCATGACGCGCCCGCAGGTGGGGGGCACGGGGCTCAGACTGCCCCCCAACACACTGCGCCTGCAGCTGCAACAGAGGCTGCAGGGCCCACAGCAG CTGCAGAACAGGATGTCAGGCATGAGTGCGTTTCCTGCAGGAGCCCCCCCGCATGTGAACATAGGGATTCGTCCGGGGGTCCAACAGCCTCAGATGCCCTCACAG CAGCCTCCCCTGAATGCCCAGATGCTGGCGCAGCGTCAGAGGGAGCTCTACAGCATCCAGCACCGCCAGCGGCAGCTGTTCCAGCAGAAGGTCCTGCTGATGAGGCAGAACCTGGCTGGTGCTCCGACTGCAGGAGCCGTGGGGCCCgtcgccgccgccgccgccagGCTCCCTAAAGGTCCTCCAACAACGCCTCAACCGCAGCAGCAGTTTAACTTCCCTCCAGGGTACAACCCCATGACGGGAAAATCCCCTACCTCACCGAGTCACTTCAGCCCGCTGACCCCCGGGGGCCCTCTGGACAACAAGCTGCCCGGCAGACTCCCTCTGAACAACCAGTCGCTGATAGGCAGCGTGCAGGGCCAGTTCAGCAGCACCGTCAACGCCTCGCTGCAGCAGGGGCTGTTCCAGCAGTTCGGAGGGGCCG TAATCGCCCAGGCCGACCCGTCTTTCCCTTCTGAGATGAGCCCGACCAGCCCGTTGTTGTCGCCTCAGAACTCAACCTCCCagagtcctctgctgcagcaAGCCCCGCCCCCTGGCTACCAGTCACCAGAAATGAAGAGCTGGCAACAGACCGGCATGGGCAGCAACAG CCTGTTCAGTGCGTCAGGACAGAGTGCAGGGCAGGCGTTCGGCCAGCAGGGGGTTTACAACAACATGAGCATCACAGTCTCCATGGCCGGGGGCTCGGGGGGCGTCGGATCCTTACCTGCCATGGGGCAGCCGGTGGGCCTCAGCAACAGTAACCTCAGCAGCGTGGGCTCAGTGTGCAGCGACCAGCAG GTGCAGCAGGTCCAGGTGTTTGCGGACGTCCAATGCACGGTGAACCTGGTGGGCGGCGACTCCTACCTGAACCAGGGCCCCATCGGTGCGCCGGTCTCCCAGAAGGGCCCGGGGCCTCAGGGCTCCCAGAACAGCCCGGCAGCCCAGCAGAAGagcctcctccagcagctgctcacCGAGTGA